One part of the Drosophila teissieri strain GT53w chromosome 3R, Prin_Dtei_1.1, whole genome shotgun sequence genome encodes these proteins:
- the LOC122618997 gene encoding uncharacterized protein LOC122618997: MKLSAVLLAIALIALSLVQCLGLPDPSTKCVMECDTQEYRSICAADDKGSTKTYRNLCVMKTENCLQNANFQKISDKECP, from the exons ATGAAGCTCTCTGCAGTATTGTTGGCCA TTGCGCTGATTGCCCTCTCGCTGGTCCAGTGCCTCGGCCTGCCCGATCCCAGCACCAAGTGCGTCATGGAGTGCGACACGCAGGAGTACCGATCCATTTGTGCTGCGGACGACAAGGGCTCCACCAAGACCTATCGCAATCTGTGCGTCATGAAGACGGAAAATTGCCTCCAGAATGCAA ACTTTCAAAAGATCAGCGACAAGGAGTGTCCGTAG
- the LOC122618996 gene encoding ralA-binding protein 1 has protein sequence MDFDSPEEKEFPGLYASEAADAKSRKSKEESDFSEDHEHSKKDLLIGRRKDKKEKGKDRGYAALEGESSPEEELDTKSPTKSKKSKTFKFTSSKSKEKREKSRDKSERDLKHAEEEPSVSHKVKEKERDKDKDRDEPKKKEKEEKRKEKDKKADKKDKKDKKSKQLSQHQDDASAAEEVLALGYPVFGVSVSLATERSRCHDGVDIPLVVRDCIDFLQDHLKCEQIYKIEPIKTRLMHFKRLYNNREHDSAVDELNLPTACSLLKLFLRELPEPLLTTDLVARFEEVASHPKVTTQQAELQQLLEQLPKCNRTLLAWVLLHFDAVIQQERHNKLNAQSLAMLLSPTLQMSHRLMVALLCHCNNLFADVKLIRYVPPLTSASPKLPDSPEDIQTELRKQDSLLSQIHSEMNAGFITKKREEQLWEVQRIITQLKRKLRTFEKRQEKAAEELDNSSCAPPTVASEDTTDSKPAVTPAVSTNNSICQEEPKTDSLSSKDAPNDFTIDPGTGFILLPKSNPHRENLLRLQIEYDELMEWQNELKARIVAERNEVYRLKQLYEQQSINSQMASLAAGSQAPPESDYERIIEHYTRENALLEHKKNMLGMELKEERRACIALQVELRLQQF, from the exons ATGGATTTCGACAGTCCCGAGGAGAAGGAGTTTCCCGGGCTGTACGCCTCCGAGGCAGCGGATGCTAAGTCGAGGAAGAGCAAGGAAGAAAGCGACT TTAGTGAGGATCACGAGCATAGTAAGAAAGACCTGTTGATCGGCCGGCGCAAGGACAAGAAGGAAAAGGGCAAGGATCGGGGATACGCCGCTCTGGAGGGCGAGAGCTCGCCGGAGGAAGAATTGGACACCAA AAGTCCCACCAAGTCGAAAAAGTCAAAGACCTTTAAGTTCACCAGCTCCAAGAGCAAGGAGAAGCGCGAAAAGTCGCGTGACAAGTCCGAAAGGGACCTAAAGCACGCAGAGGAGGAGCCTTCCGTCTCCCACAAGGTCAAGGAGAAAGAACGGGATAAAGATAAGGACCGTGATGAAccgaagaaaaaggaaaaggaggaaaagcgaaaggaaaagGACAAGAAGGCTGACAAGAAGGACAAAAAGGATAAGAAGAGCAAACAGCTGTCGCAGCACCAGGACGACGCCTCCGCCGCGGAGGAAGTGCTGGCACTTGGATATCCCGTCTTCGGGGTTTCCGTAAGCTTGGCCACCGAACGATCCCGCTGCCACGACGGCGTGGACATTCCTCTGGTTGTGCGCGACTGCATTGATTTCCTGCAGGATCACCTGAAGTGTGAGCAGATCTACAAGATTGAGCCCATCAAGACGCGTCTGATGCACTTTAAGCGGTTGTACAACAACAGGGAGCACGACTCCGCCGTTGATGAGCTCAACCTGCCTACCGCCTGCAGCCTGCTGAAGCTCTTCCTGCGCGAACTGCCGGAGCCACTGCTGACCACCGATTTGGTGGCCCGCTTTGAGGAGGTAGCCTCTCATCCGAAGGTGACCACGCAGCAGGcagagctgcagcagctgctcgaaCAATTGCCAAAGTGCAACCGCACTCTGTTGGCGTGGGTACTGCTCCACTTCGACGCGGTGATCCAGCAGGAAAGGCACAACAAACTCAACGCCCAGTCGCTAGCAATGCTGCTCAGCCCGACGCTCCAGATGTCCCACCGACTAATGGTGGCTCTACTTTGCCACTGCAACAACTTGTTTGCGGACGTCAAGCTGATAAG GTATGTGCCCCCGCTCACATCGGCGAGCCCAAAGCTGCCGGATTCGCCGGAGGACATCCAGACGGAGTTGCGAAAGCAGGACAGTCTTCTGTCCCAGATCCACAGCGAAATGAACGCCGGGTTCATTACTAAGAAACGCGAGGAACAGCTGTGGGAAGTGCAGCGCATCATTACCCAGCTGAAGCGGAAACTGCGCACTTTTGAGAAGAGACAGGAAAAGGCTGCTGAGGAATTAGACAACAGCAGCTGTGCTCCGCCCACTGTAGCCAGTGAAGATACCACTGATTCCAAACCCGCAGTAACTCCGGCCGTATCTACGAACAACAGTATTTGCCAGGAAGAGCCAAAAACCGATTCACTATCCTCGAAAGATGCTCCCAACGATTTTACTATTGATCCGGGCACAGGCTTTATTTTGCTCCCCAAGTCAAATCCGCACCGCGAAAATTTGCTTAGGCTTCAAATCGAATATGATGAGCTAATGGAATGGCAGAACGAGCTAAAAGCACGAATCGTCGCTGAGCGCAACGAAGTCTACAGGCTCAAGCAGCTGTACGAGCAGCAGTCAATAAACAGCCAAATGGCCTCCTTGGCCGCGGGATCTCAGGCTCCCCCGGAATCCGACTATGAGCGGATAATCGAGCATTACACACGAGAAAACGCGTTGCTAGAGCACAAGAAAAATATGCTAGGCATGGAACTAAAGGAGGAACGACGGGCCTGTATTGCTCTACAAGTGGAGCTGCGACTCCAGCAGTTTTAA
- the LOC122621183 gene encoding uncharacterized protein LOC122621183 → MSCNEKTALLATQQGHQKRQQQHIIVVPATEKDSKDYEPIFTTADYSYGLTLEELLPFALDPWWQTVRRLSCGVLGLTFLLTLIAGLVMAFSGNVCQPNRAISGNATMTTMATPLSLALNGSLLLMASS, encoded by the exons ATGTCCTGCAATGAGAAAACAGCGCTTCTGGCAACGCAACAAGGGCATCagaagcggcagcaacagcacatCATTGTCGTGCCCGCGACGGAGAAGGACTCAAAGGATTATGAGCCCATTTTCACAACTGCTGA CTATTCCTACGGTCTGACGCTCGAGGAGCTTCTGCCCTTCGCTCTGGATCCCTGGTGGCAAACCGTGCGGCGCCTCAGCTGCGGGGTCCTGGGCCTGACTTTCCTGCTGACCCTGATTGCTGGTCTGGTCATGGCCTTTTCCGGCAATGTCTGTCAGCCAAATAGAGCAATTAGCGGAAACGCGACCATGACAACGATGGCCACGCCACTATCCTTGGCTCTCAACGGCTCtctgctgctgatggccaGTTCATAA
- the LOC122622145 gene encoding membrane-bound alkaline phosphatase, translated as MFRLLNALLIAIVLVAHPAWTAPECGRTPEECKEHRMHPDMPEPELHGKAFRVVDGEETNSYWRQQGVEFVQQKLTSEPNKRQAKNVILFLGDGMGVTTTSAARNLLGGEEKSLSFENFPYTGLSKTYSVDKIVPDSACTATAYLCGVKGQEGTIGVNGQVPRTDCKVMLDESTHVDSIAKWAMEAGKWAGLVTTTRVTHASPSGVYAHIAERDWENDAEVSSDCGAGSGINDIAYQLARGEVGSKLKVIMGGGRKNFVDSSLESWGKRTDGLNLIDEFKSASEKNVYVTTAEELAAVDVTKADRLLGLFNDDHLQYLMETTVESSQPTLEQMTRKAIEYMSQNEQGYFLFIEGGRIDQAHHINQARMALNETIEFSKAIAAAQELTSEDDTLLVVTADHSHVFTYAGYSYRGADVFGKTPANGHDGKPYMVLSYANGPSYENFYDAETMERKDPTTVVKGAHDDEFPSGVPIDMDSHGGDDVPVYALGPWAHLFTGVYEQSTIPHLMAYASCVGEGHTMCK; from the exons ATGTTCCGCCTGCTGAACGCACTTCTGATCGCCATCGTGCTGGTAGCCCATCCCGCTTGGACTGCTCCGGAATGCGGCCGTACTCCGGAGGAGTGCAAGGAGCACAGGATGCATCCGGATATGCCGGAACCGGAACTGCATGGCAAGGCATTCCGGGTGGTTGATGGCGAGGAGACCAACTCATACTGGCGCCAACAGGGAGTGGAGTTTGTCCAACAGAAGTTGACTTCTGAGCCGAATAAGCGCCAGGCCAAGAACGTGATCCTCTTCCTCGGCGATGGTATGGGTGTGACCACCACGTCAGCGGCTCGCAATCTCTTGGGCGGCGAGGAGAAGTCCCTCTCCTTCGAGAACTTCCCCTACACGGGCCTCTCAAAGACCTATTCCGTGGATAAGATTGTGCCCGACTCCGCCTGCACGGCCACTGCCTATTTGTGTGGCGTGAAAGGTCAGGAGGGAACCATCGGCGTGAATGGCCAGGTGCCCCGCACCGACTGCAAGGTCATGCTGGACGAGAGCACCCACGTGGACTCCATTGCCAAGTGGGCCATGGAGGCGGGCAAGTGGGCGGGTCTGGTGACCACCACCCGCGTCACTCACGCCTCACCCTCTGGAGTGTACGCCCACATCGCCGAACGCGACTGGGAAAACGACGCGGAGGTGTCTAGCGACTGTGGAGCAGGCTCCGGAATCAATGACATTGCCTATCAGCTGGCCCGCGGCGAGGTGGGTAGCAAGCTGAAGGTGATCATGGGCGGCGGACGCAAGAACTTTGTGGACTCCAGTCTTGAATCGTGGGGCAAGCGAACCGATGGGCTAAACCTCATTGACGAATTTAAATCAGCCAGCGAAAAGAATGTCTATGTGACTACCGCCGAAGAGTTGGCTGCCGTGGATGTCACCAAAGCCGATCGCCTCCTGGGTCTCTTTAACGACGATCACCTGCAGTACCTCATGGAGACCACAGTGGAGAGCAGCCAGCCCACTTTGGAGCAGATGACCCGCAAGGCTATCGAGTACATGAGCCAGAATGAGCAGGGCTACTTCCTCTTCATCGAGGGTGGTCGCATCGACCAGGCTCACCACATCAACCAGGCGCGAATGGCTCTGAACGAAACCATCGAGTTCTCCAAGGCCATCGCTGCCGCCCAGGAACTGACTAGCGAGGATGACACCTTGCTGGTGGTCACCGCCGACCACTCACATGTGTTCACCTATGCAGGATACTCG TACCGTGGAGCAGATGTATTTGGAAAGACCCCCGCAAATGGACACGATGGCAAGCCATACATGGTGCTGAGCTACGCCAACGGACCGAGTTATGAGAACTTCTACGACGCGGAGACGATGGAGCGGAAGGATCCCACCACGGTTGTGAAGGGAGCCCACGACGATGAGTTTCCCTCGGGAGTGCCCATCGACATGGACTCCCACGGGGGCGACGATGTGCCCGTCTACGCCTTGGGTCCCTGGGCGCACCTGTTCACCGGAGTCTACGAGCAAAGCACCATTCCGCATCTGATGGCCTACGCATCCTGTGTGGGCGAGGGTCATACCATGTGCAAGTAG